Sequence from the Streptomyces sp. NBC_00358 genome:
GCCAGTCTGGCATTCTCCGGTGACGGCTCGGGCCTGGTCATCCGCGCAGGGCCTGCCAGGTGCGCGGTCCGACCATGCCGTCCACGTCCAGACCGGCGCGCTTCTGCATGGCCTTCACCGCTCGCTGTGTCAGCGGACCGAACATCCCGTCGATGCCGCCCGGTGAGATGCCCGCCCGGCGCAGCAGGCACTGCGCCTCGGCCACGTCGGAACCGGCGCCGCCGTAGGCGAGTTCGGCGTCCCGGGTGCGGCTGATGCCCGCGTACCAGAGACCGTCGATCTGCTGGATCCTGCACGTGTACACGAGCGGTGCGGACGCCGAGGCGGCGGCCGGGACGGGGGAAGTCACCGTCGGTCCGTTCTCGTGGGCGTTGAGACGCAGGACGAGCAGGACGGTCGAGGTGACGGCCAGTACCAGGGCGACCGCTCCCGCCACGAGCGCGATGCGCAGCGAACGACCGAGGGAAGGCTTGGGGACGGCTCTTGTCGCCAAGGTGTCCGACACCACCGGAAACCCGGGTTGCGCCGGCTCCTCCGGCGAAGGCGAAGGCGCTGGAGTCGGCGTGGGTGCACGGCCGCCGTTCCAGGTGTCGGCGGCGACCTCGTGCAGCGCGAGCAGCCGGACCGGATCGACGCCGCCGATCCGGGCGAGCGCCTCCACGGCTTCCCGGGGCGGGAGCGACCTGCCGCCCAGATATCGCTCCCACGACTTCTGGCTGTACCCCGTCTTCGCCGCCAGTTGGAGCATGTTCAGCTCGCTGTGATCCTTCAGCCGGCGTAGCTGCGTCACCAACTGCCGCACGCGCGGGTCCAGTTCGGCGGGCAGCGCTTTGCGGCGCGGCATGTTCCCCCCAGATGCGGTCATGACCATGATCAGCGGTCCCCCGCTTCGTCGCATTCTGCATGAGCAGTACGACGTCTGCCACAGCCGTCCCGCCGAACCGTCCCCGTGGATGGCGTTCGCGCAGGTCAGCGGGTGATGTGTCCCAGGTGACCGTCACTTGGGCAGAGGCTGTGGCGGCCGTCGCCGACCGCCCCGCACTATCGAGTCGTCACCTGCTCCTCCGTCGGGCCAGGTGCTCACCCACGATCCGAAAGAGGAACACATGCGATCGCACGTCCTGGCCAGGACCATCGTCAGCCTCACCGCCGTCGCCGGCATCGCGGCCGGGAGCCTGGCGGCCGCGGGCACCAGCTTCGCGGCGTCCGCGCCGGCCGCCCAGTCGGCGGTGACCTCTCAGTCCGCTGCCGCCACGACGACCAACCTCGGCCTGTCCACCGCGGAGGCCAAGAAGGTCCAGACCTGGCTGAAGCAGTACTGGAGCTACACCGACGACATCGACGGAAAGCTCGGCACCAACAGCTGGAAGGCGTTCCAGCGCGAACTCAAGCAGTACTGGGGCTACACCGGCGACATCGACGGCATCGTCGGCACCAACACGATCAAGGCGCTTCAGCGCCAACTGGCGAACAGCTGGGGCTACACCGGCGACATCGACGGCATCGCCGGATCCGGGACCCAGGACGCGTTCGAGCGGTTCGCCAACGGCGGCTGACCGAGCGGCTGCGGCCCGTCCTCCCTTCCGGGCGGACGGGCCGCAGCCTGTCGTCTCAGGGACGCTCGGGCGTCCGGATGAAGCACACTACCCCGCCGAGTTCAAAGCAGATGCGGTCGCGTTGTACCGGTCTCGTCCTGGAGCGACGGTCAAGTCGGTCGCCGCTGATCTCGGAGTGAACACCGAGACGCTGCGGAACTGGATCCGGGCCGCCGACGGACGCAGGTCCGGCGCCCACTCCACACCTGCGGTGGCGCCGCGGCCTGGTGATGACACGGTTCAGAGTGAATCGCTGCTGACGTGTCGAAACGAAATCAGATGACATTAAAACCGGGGTGTTCTTTCGACTTCGGTTCGGATACCGGCCCGGACGGTCCGCCTTGGATGCGGTGGGGAAACGGCTCGCGGCCGATGGAAGGCACTTGTGAAGCTGCAGGAAATCGCCCGGCGATATCCTCGCGTGTTCGCGCACTGGCGCCTTGCCCCAACAGTGAGCGCCGTACTGGTTTGATGATCAGGACGACAAGAGCTATGTAACGGGAGACTGTTGAGCAAGGTTCTGTGATGGCCGAGGGGTGAAATCCCCCTCCGCTACTCGGCGACGCGCTGGTGAACTACTGCCAGTTCGTTGAGGACTATTAGCACTGGTTCGCGTCAAGCGGCTCTGCGACATCCTGGGCATCGCCCGATCGAGTTTCTACCCTGACCCGAGCCGCATAGACGTGTTCAAATCCGGGGTCAAGGCCCGCCGCCGATTTTCCTGTTTCCAAGACAGCAGAATTCGGCCATTTATGTCGCACGGCATTGTGCGTATGGGGGCGGGCTGTCACCGGCGTGCGCGGAATGGAAATTCGATCATGATATTCGACTTCCTCGACTCCGTTGTCGAGCGCGGTAGACGTCGGCTCGCAAATGTGCCACTACGGAACGAAACGCCAACTTCGCCATGATTTACCGACCCCGGCCCGAAGGGGGCGTCTGCTGGCGTGTGAAATCTTCCATGACCGGCAAATCCGGCGCCACTGACAATCCGTAGATCCATTGAAGAGGATATTTCGTACCCATGAGAAACACAGTTATTTCACCTGCCGATACATTCCATGTCCGGAATCGCCACAGGATCGGGGTTTTCCTCGCTACTGCGGCGGTCCTTTCGACGGCCACTCTGCTCGGTGCCGGTCCGGCGGTGGCCGCGCCGGCGGCGATCAAGCTGACCTCCGCCTCCTGTCCCGCCGAGATCCTGCAGGGTCAGTCGAGCGGCTGCGTCACCGAGCTGCAGAACCTGCTCAACGCCCACGGCGCCGGGCTGACGGTGGACGGCAGCTTCGGCGCCGCCACCTTGTACGCGGTCCGCGAGTACCAGGCCTCCGTCGCGATCGCCGTGGACGGACGGGTGGGCCCCGGCACCAAGGTCAAGCTCTACGCCACCGGCGGCTCGGCGCCCGCGCCGATCAACCTCCTGTCCTCCTCGTGCCCGGCGAACGTCGTCCAGGGCAACAAGAGCGGCTGCGTCACCGAACTGCAGCGGCTGCTCCGCCACTTCGGCTACAGCGTCGACGCGGACGGTGAGTTCGGGGCGGGCACCCTGGCGGCGGTGAAGTCCTTCCAGTCCGGGCACGGCCTGACGGCCGACGGCCAGGTCGGGCCGAGCACCAAGGCCGAGCTCTACAACACCGACGAGTCCGGGTCGACGGCTCTGGACCTGCGCTCGGCGGCCTGCCCGACGACCATCACGGAGGACCAGAGCGGCGGTTGCGTCCTGACCCTGCAGGCCCTGCTCAACGGTCAGGGACAACACGTGGCCGTCGACGGCCAGTTCGGCGCCGAGACCTTCGTGGCCGTGCAGGCGTTCCAGACCGCGCACGGCCTGGAGCCCGACGGCGACGTCGGCCCGAACACCAAGGCCGCCCTGTACGCCAACATCAGCGGTGGCGGCGGCAACGGCGCCCCGTCGCCGATCAACCTGACCTCGGCGTCCTGCCCGAACGAGATCATCAAGGGCCAGAAGAGCGGCTGTGTCACCGAACTGCAGAGCCTGCTCAACCACCATGGCGCCGACCTCGCCGTGGACGGCGAGTTCGGGGCGATGACCGACGCCGCGGTGCGGGACTTCCAGTCCGAGAAAGGCCTCACGGTCGACGGCAGGGTCGGGCCGGGCACCAAGGCGGCCCTGTACGGGGCGGTCACCCCGCCGGCCACGACCCCGCCCGGCGGCGGCTACAGCAAGATGCTCGACGTGGCCGCGGCCGAGGTCGGCACGCTCCAGGGCAGCGCCCGGGCGAACAGCTACGGCTCCGCCGTGGGCTTGTCCAAGTCTACGAACGACTATGCCTGGTGCGCGACCTTCGTGAGCTGGGTGGCCAAGCAGACGGGGGCCACCACCTTCAACGACACCTACGTCTCGGGCTGGGTCAACAAGGCACGGGCCGGTCAGCGGCACCTCTCGGTGACGACCGACCCGCAGCCCGGCGACATCGTGGCCTATGACTGGAACGGCGGCAGTAACTTCAACGACGGGAACGAGCACATCGGCATCGTGCGCACGGTGAGCGGCGGCTCCAGCTTCACCGCCGTCG
This genomic interval carries:
- a CDS encoding peptidoglycan-binding protein; this encodes MTASGGNMPRRKALPAELDPRVRQLVTQLRRLKDHSELNMLQLAAKTGYSQKSWERYLGGRSLPPREAVEALARIGGVDPVRLLALHEVAADTWNGGRAPTPTPAPSPSPEEPAQPGFPVVSDTLATRAVPKPSLGRSLRIALVAGAVALVLAVTSTVLLVLRLNAHENGPTVTSPVPAAASASAPLVYTCRIQQIDGLWYAGISRTRDAELAYGGAGSDVAEAQCLLRRAGISPGGIDGMFGPLTQRAVKAMQKRAGLDVDGMVGPRTWQALRG
- a CDS encoding peptidoglycan-binding domain-containing protein, with the protein product MRSHVLARTIVSLTAVAGIAAGSLAAAGTSFAASAPAAQSAVTSQSAAATTTNLGLSTAEAKKVQTWLKQYWSYTDDIDGKLGTNSWKAFQRELKQYWGYTGDIDGIVGTNTIKALQRQLANSWGYTGDIDGIAGSGTQDAFERFANGG
- a CDS encoding peptidoglycan-binding protein — its product is MAAPAAIKLTSASCPAEILQGQSSGCVTELQNLLNAHGAGLTVDGSFGAATLYAVREYQASVAIAVDGRVGPGTKVKLYATGGSAPAPINLLSSSCPANVVQGNKSGCVTELQRLLRHFGYSVDADGEFGAGTLAAVKSFQSGHGLTADGQVGPSTKAELYNTDESGSTALDLRSAACPTTITEDQSGGCVLTLQALLNGQGQHVAVDGQFGAETFVAVQAFQTAHGLEPDGDVGPNTKAALYANISGGGGNGAPSPINLTSASCPNEIIKGQKSGCVTELQSLLNHHGADLAVDGEFGAMTDAAVRDFQSEKGLTVDGRVGPGTKAALYGAVTPPATTPPGGGYSKMLDVAAAEVGTLQGSARANSYGSAVGLSKSTNDYAWCATFVSWVAKQTGATTFNDTYVSGWVNKARAGQRHLSVTTDPQPGDIVAYDWNGGSNFNDGNEHIGIVRTVSGGSSFTAVEGNTSDPNGNGPDGVYIKNRTTASTYDVVFIRVR